The window GAGCTGAACATCGAGGACTTGCGGGATGTGTCGGGGGCGGTGCGGGAGTCGTGGGTGGTCGGTGCGGGGGCGGAGTCTGCTCCGGATCCCGTACTCAAAAGGGTTCGCCTCCTTGGCCGGCTGCTCACTCGCCGAGTGGTACGTGTTCTACAGGTGTGCGAGCTTCTCCAGTACGGGGGCGGCGGCGCTCAGTTTGGCCCACTCGTCCTCGTCCAGACCCTCGACCAGGCCGGCCAGGAAGGCGTTCCGCCTGCGGCGGCTCTCCTCCAGCATCGTTTCGGCCTGGGCGGTCCTCGTGACCACCTTCTGACGCCGGTCCTCGGGGTGGGGCTCCAGGCTGACCAGCCCCTTGGCTTCGAGCAGCGCCACGATGCGGGTCATCGACGGCGGCTGCACGTGCTCCTTGCGGGCGAGCTCGCCCGGCGTGGCGCTTCCGCAGTTGGACAGGGTGCCCAGCACCGACATCTCGGTGGGGCTCAGCGACTCGTCGACCCGCTGGTGCTTGAGCCGACGGGACAACCGCATCACGGCGGAGCGCAGGGAGTTCACGGCGGCAGCGTCGTCGCCATGGGTGAGGTCCGGCATGTTCTTTAGCGTAACTCATTACTCTCGCTAAATACCACCGGGGACACACCCTGCGCCCGTGACTCCCGCCACTGAAGTTCTCATCACTCTTTCGGGTGATCCCGGTGCGGAACATGACGCCTCGCGCGTAAGGGGCCCGCGACCCTCGTGTCCATGGGGACCAGTGTGCTCAGCCTGCGCATGGACCACGAGCTGCTCGAACGGCTCAGGTGCCATGCCGCGAAAAGAGGAATGAGCGTCCAGGACTATGTCGTCCGGACGCTCATTCGGGATGACTTCGACGAGCGGTTCCAGGCCGCCGTCGAGGAGACAGAGAGGTTCTACGGGGTCACCTGACCCCGTAGATCAGGTCAGGCCGAGGGCCGGCATCAGGTAGTAGAAGGCGAAGACCGCCGCCACCACGTACATCGCCACCGGCACGTCCTTGCCGCGGCCGGCCGCAAGGCGCAGCACCACGAAGGTGATGAAGCCCATGCCGATGCCGTTGGTGATCGAGTAGGTGAACGGCATCATCAGCATCGTCACGAAGGCCGGGATGGCGATCGTGTAATCCGCCCAGTCGATCTCCTTGACCGAACCGGACAGGATCAGGAAGCCCACCGCGAGCAGCGCCGGGGTGGCCGCCTGGGACGGCACCATGGTGGCGATCGGGGTCAGGAACAGCGCCACGGCGAACAGCGCACCGGTGATGACGTTGGCGAAGCCGGTCCTCGCGCCCTCGCCGACGCCCGCCGTCGACTCCACGAAACACGTGGTGGCGGAGGAGGAGCTGGCGCCACCGGCGGCGACCGCGATGCCGTCGACGAAGAGGACCTTGTTGATGCCGGGCATCTGCCCCTGGGCGTCGGTCAGCTTCGCCTCGTCGCTGATGCCCATGATCGTGCCCATGGCGTCGAAGAAGGTCGACAGCAGCACGGTGAAGACGAACAGGACGCCGGTGAGCACACCGACCTTCCCGAAACCGCCGAACAGGCTGACCTTGCCCAGCAGGCCGAAGTCGGGGGTGCTCACCGGGCTGCCCGGCCACTTCGGGGTGGTCAGACCCCAGGACGGCACCTTGGCGACGGAGTTGATCACGAGCGCCAGGACGGTCATCGCGATGATCGAGATCAGGATCGCGCCGGGCACCTTGCGCAGGATCAGCGCCAGCGTGAGCAGCGCGCCCAGGATGAAGACGAGAACCGGCCAGCCGTTGAGGTGACCGTCGGCGCCGAGCTGGAGCGGGACGGTGGTGTGGGCGGCGTCCGGGATACGGGAGACGAAGCCGGAGTCGACGAGCCCGATCAGCATGATGAACAGGCCGATACCGATGGCGATGCCCTTGCGCAGGCCGAGCGGCACAGCGTTCATCACGCGCTCACGCAGGCCGGTGGCGACCAGCAGCATCACCACGAAACCGGCGAGGACGACCATGCCCATGGCGTCCGGCCACGTCATGCGCGGCGCGAGCTGGAGCGCGACGACCGTGTTGACGCCGAGGCCGGCGGCGAGCGCGATCGGCACATTGCCGATGACACCCATGAGCAGCGTGGTGAACGCGGCGGTCACGACGGTGGCGGTGACGAGCTGGCCGTTGTCGAGCTGGTGCCCGTACATGTCCTTCGCGCTGCCCAGGATGATCGGGTTCAGCACGATGATGTAGGCCATCGCGAAGAAGGTGGCGAAACCGCCGCGGATCTCCCGGGAGAGCGTGCTGCCCCGTTCGGAGATCTTGAAGTAGCGGTCGAGGGCGCCGTACGGGGGCGTACCCGGCTGCTCGGGGGCGGAAGCCTTGGCGGTGGCCGAGGTGGACATGCGGGAGACCTCAAGGGTGCGGGTGAGTAGGAGTTCCGGGCCGGACCGAGGAGCAGAACAGACACCAACAGGTTCCCCCAGGTCCCTGCCGCGACTCTGTTGTGCATTCCTACGAAGAGAAGTGGCCAGACTCGGACCGTTTCAGTATGAACATATGAAGCACAAAAGACCATCTCCGCGCGTAGACCACGCCTCTGCCAGGGACGGGACGCTTCTCCCTCACGCCCCGTAAGCTGATCCCCATGGCGAAGTGGACCCCCAAGCACGAGGCGCCGGAGCCCCTGGAGGGCCCCGTGGTCGCCACCATCACCGGCGGCACGATCGTGTGGTTCGTCCTCTTCCTCGTCCAGCTCCCCTTCTACGGCTGGTTCGACGACCACGGCCGCGCCTGGTGGGTGTGGACCTGCCTGGCCGGCGGCGGCCTGGGCCTGATCGGCATCTGGTACGTCCGCAAGCGGGACGCCGCCATCAAGCGGGACGCCGCGGAGCGGGCGGGGCTGCCGCAGCAGCCGACGTCCACGGAATGACGTCCGTGACGTCCGCCGAACAGGGACCTCGTCAGCGGACGACGTCGGTGTCGCAGCCGGTGTCGTCGAGCTCGGCCGCGAACGGAGCCCCCTCCCAGTCGCCGGCGACGGTGACGGCACGGGCTCCGCACAGACCGGCGATCCGAAGGCACTCGGTCGGGTCCGCCGCGTCGAGCACCCCGCTGAGGTAGCCGGCGGCGAACGCGTCCCCGGCGCCCACCGGGTCGACCACGGCGACCGGCCGGGGCCGCTGCCGGTGGACGGCGCCGTCGACGCAGGCGACGCTTCCGGCGGAGCCGAGCTTGATCACGACCTGACCGGGACCGAGCGCGGCGATGGCCCTCGCCTGCCGCTCGGGGTCCTTCTCGCCGGTGAACAGCAGGGCTTCCTCGGTTGTGGCGAAGAAGATGCCGGACTTGCCGAGCAGATGGCTCAGCACCGGGCGGGCCCGGTCCTCGTCCCACAGCCGGGAGCGGAAGTTGGCGTCGAAGGAGACGGTGACGCCGTGCTCCCCGGCGATGGTGACGGCCCTGTGCACCGCGTCGGACGCGGACGCGCTCAGGGCCGGAGTGATGCCGGTGACGTGCAGGATCCTCGCGCCCGCGATCAGGTCCTCGTCGAGGTCGGCGGGCGCGAGGCGGGAACCGGCGCTGTTGGCGCGGTAGTAGCCGACCTGCACCCGGCCCGAGGCCTGGCGGGTCTTGAGCATCAGGCCGGTCGGCGCGGGATCGCGCACGATCGAGGTCGAGACGGCCTCGGCGCGCAGCTCCCGGGCGATGAGCGCGCCGACCTCGTCCGTGCCCAGCCGGCCGATCCAGTGCGCGGCGCGGCCGAGCCGGGCCAGCCCGATGGCCACATTGCTCTCGGCGCCGCCGAAGCCGAGTCGCAGGGTGGGCTGCCGGATCAGCGGCATGTCCGCCGGCTGGGTGAGCAGCCCGATGGACTCGCCGAGGGTGACGACTTCGGGACCCATCGCGCTCACACCGCTTCCTCGATCGACGTGAACAGGGTGGCCGCGCGCCGGGCGATCACCGACACGTCGCCGTCGCGCAGCGCGCTTCCGGTGAGCGCGCCCCCCAGGCTGACCGCGACCGCCCCGGCGGCCACGTACGAGCCGGCGCTCTCCACGGTGATCCCTCCCGACGGGACGAACGGGATGCCGGGGAACGGTTCGCGCAGGCTGCGCAGATGGCCGGGGCCGGCGGTGGCGGCGGGGAAGATCTTCACGGCGTCCGCGCCGAGGGCGTGGGCCCGCATCACCTCCGACGGCGACCATGCGCCGACGATGCTCGGCACCCCGTGTCCGGAGGCGATCCGGGGCAGTTCGTCGACCAGGCCGGGCGAGACGGCGAACCCGGCTCCGGCGTCGATCGCGGCGCGGGTGAGGGCCTCGTCGGTGAGCGTGCCGGCGCCGATCACCGCGTCGGCCGAGAACTGCCGGACGGTCCGTTCCAGGACGGCCGGGAAGTCCGGTGTGGTGGCGGTCAGCTCGATCACTCGGACGCCGGCGCGTATGAGCGCGGCCACGGTGGTGACGAGGTGCTCGGTCGTCGCGGGCCGCAGCACGGCCACGACACGGGTCCCGGTCAGGGCCGGGGGCAGGGGCAGGGGGGCCGCCGATCGGGCCACGGAGCAGCTCCTTCGGGATGGGGGGGCGGGCCGCCCGGTCGCCGTCGACGAGGCGGGTCACGCCGTGGGTCGGGGATGGTCAGCGGAACCTGGTGGCGCTCAGGCCGCGCCGCGCGAGCGGGCTGCGGCCGGGTTCGTCACAGGGGGCGATCGTGGTCATCCGCGGCCTCCCCACCGCTGCGAGACGGCGCGGGCCGCCGCTGTCACCAGGGGCACCACCCGCGGGACCCGCTCGGCCGGCAGGCGCTCCTCGGGCGCGGACACGCTGATCGCGTGGGTCGCGGCCCCGGTGGCGTCGAAGACCGGGGCGGCGACGCAGCGCACTCCCGCCTCGTTCTCGACGTCGTCGATCGCCCAGCCGCGGGCCCGGGTCCTCGCGAGCTCGGCGCGCAGCGCGTCGCCGTCGGTGATGGTGTTCCCGGTGCGCGGGGCCAGGCCCGCCGCGATCACCGCGTCGACGACGGCGGCATCGGCGTGCGCGAGCATGGCCTTGCCGACGCTGGTGCAGTACGCCGACTGGGTGCTGCCGACCCGCGACGCCATCCGCACGGGAAGCGGGCTGTCGACCTTGTCGACGTAGACCACGTGGGGGAAGTCCGCCGTGACCAGGTGGACGGTCTCGTTCGTCGACTCCGACAGGTCCTTCAGCACGTCGCGTGCGTCGCGGTGCGGGTCGTTTCCGGCCAGGTACACCTGGCCGAGCTGGGCGTTGCGCCAGCCGAGCCGGTACGCGCCGCCCGGCAGGACCTGGACGAACCGGGCGTCGACGAGCGGTTGCAGCAGGCGCAGCGCCGTGGACTTGCTCAGGCCCTGCTGTGCGGCCAGCTCGGTGAGCGTGCGGCCGCGGCCCTCGGTGTCGTCGCCGAGTCCGATGAGGATCCCGAGCGCCCGGCGCAGCGAGGCCGAGTTGTTGCGTGCGCCGGGGGTGGGGGCGAGCGGATCGGTCAAGGCGGGCCTCCTCGTCGCATCGGCGTGCCGGGTCTCGCGCCGAGCGTGCCGAGCATCATAGGGCACGCTGAGTGCAGTGCAAGGCGTTGTTCTGCAGTGCACAACACGAAAGGGGCAGGTCGCGCGTCCCTCCCGTACGACCGCCGTACGAGCCCCGCTCCTCCCCAGGTCGGATCTTCCGCCTCCTCGACGAGTGAAGCCGCACGACCGCACGTACCGTCGAATGCATGACGCACATCGACGCGGGCGCGGAACTCGACCCCGTGCACCCCGTGCCCGTGACGGCGGTCCGGTCGACCGGACTCACCTCCGCCGAGGTCGCGGAGCGCATCGCCCGCGGCGAGATCAACGACGTGCCGGTGCGCAGCAGCCGCTCCCTGCCCGACATCGTCCGCGCCAACGTCTTCACCCGGTTCAACGCGATCATCGGCGTCCTGTGGCTGATCACCCTGTTCGTCGCCCCGATCCAGGACAGCCTGTTCGGCTTTGTGATCATCGCCAACACCGGCATCGGCATCATCCAGGAGTGGCGGGCGAAGAAGACCCTCGACTCGCTCGCCGTCATAGGCGAGGCCCGCCCCACGGTGCGCCGCGACGACACCGCCGTCGAGATCGCCATCTCCGAGATCGTGCTCGGCGACCTCATCGAGATCGGCCCCGGCGACAAGGTCGTCGTCGACGGGACCTGTGCCGAGACCGACGGTCTGGAGATCGACGAGTCGCTGCTCACCGGCGAGGCGGACCCCGTCGTCAAACGGCCCGGTGACCGTGTGATGTCCGGCAGCTTCGTCGTCGCCGGCGGCGGCGCCTTCCAGGCGACCAGGGTCGGCCGCGGCGCCTACGCCGCCCAGCTCGCCGAGGAGGCCTCCCGCTTCACGCTCGTCCACTCCGAGCTGCGCACCGGCATCTCCACCATCCTCAAGTACGTGACCTGGATGATGGTCCCGACCGCGATCGGCCTGGTCATCAGCCAGCTCGTGGTGAAGGACAACGACCTGAGGGAGTCCGTCGCACGCACCATCGGCGGCATCGTCCCCATGGTCCCCGAGGGACTGGTCCTGCTCACCTCCGTCGCCTTCGCCATCGGCGTGATCCGGCTGGGCCGCAAGCAGTGCCTCGTGCAGGAACTGCCCGCCATCGAGGGCCTCGCCCGCGTCGACACCGTCTGCCTGGACAAGACCGGCACCCTCACCGAGGGCGGCATGGACGTCACCGAGCTGAGGTCGCTGGACGGCTACGACGAGTCGTACGTGCGCAAGGTCCTCGGCGCGCTCGGCGAGTCCGATCCGCGCCCCAACGCCTCCCTCCAGGCGATCATCGCCGCCTGCCCGGACAGCGAGGAGTGGCGCTGCGTGGAGTCGCTGCCCTTCTCCTCCGCCCGCAAGTACAGCGGCGCCAGCTTCAGCGAGGGCGACGGCGAGTCCAGTACGTGGCTGCTGGGCGCCCCGGACGTGCTGCTGCCCGCCGAGGCCCCCGCGCTCGCCGAGACCGGGCGGCTGAACGAGCAGGGCCTGCGCGTGCTGCTGCTCGCCCGCGCCTCCCGCGACCTGGACGATCCGGAGGTGGCCCGGACCGTGCGGCCGGCCGCGCTCGTCGTGCTGGAGCAGCGGCTGCGGCCCGACGCCGCCGAGACCCTGCGCTACTTCGCCGAGCAGGACGTCCGCGCCAAGGTCATCTCCGGCGACAACGCGGTGTCCGTCGGCGCGGTCGCCGCGAAGGTCGGCCTCGACGGGACCGCCGTCGACGCCCGCCGGCTGCCCGCCGGGCGGGAGGAGATGGCCCCGGTGGTGGCCGGAGGCACGGTGTTCGGGCGGGTCACCCCGCAGCAGAAGCGGGACATGGTGGGCGCCCTCCAGTGGCGCGGGCACACGGTCGCGATGACCGGCGACGGGGTGAACGACGTACTGGCGCTGAAGGACGCGGACATCGGCGTGGCGATGGGCTCGGGGTCGGAAGCCACCCGGGCGGTCGCGCAGATCGTGCTGCTGAACAACAGCTTCGCCGTCCTGCCGTCCGTGGTCGCGGAGGGGCGCCGGGTGATCGGGAACATCACGCGGGTCGCGACCCTGTTCCTGGTGAAGACGGTCTACTCGGTGCTGCTGGCGGTGCTGGTGGTGTGCGCGCAGGTGGAGTACCCGTTCCTGCCGCGGCATCTGACCCTGCTGTCCACGCTCACCATCGGCGTGCCGGCCTTCTTCCTGGCCCTGGCCCCGAACACGGAACGGGCCCGGCCCCACTTCGTACGGCGGGTCATGCGCTACGCGGTGCCGGGCGGGGCGGTGGCCGCCGTGGCGACCTTCGTGACGTATCTGGTCGCCCGCCACCACTACACGGGGCCGGGCGCCCTGGACGCGGAGACCAGCGCGGCCACGCTGACGCTGTTCCTGGTCTCGATGTGGGTCCTGGCGATCGTCGCCCGCCCCTACACCTGGTGGCGGATCACGCTGGTGGCCTCGATGGGCGTGGCGTTCCTCGTCGTCCTGGCGGTACCCGCGTTCCAGGACTTCTTCGCGCTGAAGCTGGAGGGGACGACGATGCCGTGGCTCGCGGTGGGCATCGCGGTGGTCGCGGCGGCCGTCCTGGAGTTCCTGTGGAAATGGACGGGCCGCCGCTTTCCCGACTAGTGCTGTGGCCGGAAAGCCGGGTGGCTTACTTCTTCACACGGACCAGGTCACCCGCGGCGTTGACCGCCGGGGTGGTGGAGTTGCCCGCGAAGACGAAGCGGTAGTAGCCGTCGGCGGTGGCCTTCGTGGTCGTCTTGAAGGTGCCCGCGGAGTTCGCCTTGACGGTCTTGAGCGTCTTGTAGGTGGTGGTGCCCTTCTTCTTGAACTGAAGCTTCACCGCCTGGCCCTTGTAGACCGAGTACGTGCCGCTCTCCCAGTTGGCCCGCGTCAGCTTCCCGGTGACGGTGACGGTCTTGCCCTTCTTCACCGGCTTGGGCTTGCCGCTCGTGGTCAGCTTGGAGTTGCGCTGCACCAGCGTGGTGCCGAGGGCGCCCTTCTCGGCGTAACCGACCTGGCTCAGGTCGAAGTCGCGCGACATGGGGTCCTGGCCGTTGAGCGCGACGGCATAGGCGCCCGCCCGCCAGGTGCCGGCGTCGATGTTGTCCAGGTCGCCGTCCGCCGGGTAGATGTCGATCTTGATCTTGCAGGTGGCCGCGGTCTCCGAGGTGACGGAGCAGCGGGCCAGGTCCTCGCTGGAGAGTTCGTTCTGCGGCCTGTCGAAGGAGCCCTTGTACAGGTAGGCCTCGGTGAAGAAGTCCTCGGCGCGCACGTCCACGTCGGCGCCGAACTTCATGGTGTAGGTGATCGTCGTGGACACGCGGTTGGTGGTGCCGACCTTGAGCGCCTTGGCGACCTTGAGGTTGGAGAAGGTGACGCCCAGGTCGTACGGCATGTCATCGTCGCCGGCGACGCTGGCCTTGATCCCGGCCTTGGCGGTGGACGGCGCGTGGACAGCCTGGAAGATCTTCGCGGCGTCCGCGCGGTGGGTGGAGGGGCCGGCGGCGTGCGCGGCGGGCACGGCGAGAGCGGAGAGGGCCAGGGCGCCGGACACGGCGGCCACAGTGGCTCGTATACGCATGCGTTTCCCCAAGTGGAGAAAGGGGCCGGGCGCCGGTCGTTCCTCGCGGTCCGTCTTCGGCGCGGGGCCCAATGATCGTGTGGTCTGTCTGACTCACATGATCAGATCCCCGACCCGTGAAGAAGGTTGCACGGAAATCTGGATTTCCTGTGAGCGGCCTGTCCGTGCCGTCCGTGCCTGGCAGGCGCCCGCTCCCTGAGGCCGGCCCTGGAGAGTCCGGGCCGGCCACCCGGCGAGCGGGTTACTTCTTCACACTGACCAGGTCACCCGTGGCGTTGACCGCCGGGGTGGTGGAGTTGCCCGCGAAGACGAAGCGGTAGTAGCCGTCGGCGGTGGCCTTCGTGGTCGTCTTGAGGGCGCCCGCGGAGTCCGTCTTGACGGTCTTCAGCGTCTTGTAGGTGGTGGTGCCCTTCTTCTTGAACTGAAGCTTCACCGCCTGACCGCTGTACCCCGAGTACTTGGCGCCATCCCAGTTGGCCCGCGTCAGCTTGCCGGTGACGGTGACGGTCTTGCCCTTCTTCACCGGCTTCGGCTTGGCGGCCGTGGTCAGCTTGGACAGGCGCTGGACGCTGAAGCTCTTGGCGTTCTCCTTCATCACGTAGTCGCCGTCCGTGGCGGAGGCGACCGCCCACACCTTCCAGGTGCCGGCGACGGAGTTGATGAGGTTGTCCAGCGGCTTCAGGGTGAAGGTGGCCGTGCAGTTCGACGTCGTGGCGTTGACCTTGGTGCACTTCGCGCGCCCGTCACGGCTGTTGGCAACCGCGCCGCTGTCGGACTTCTCGATGCTCGAACCGTGGTACAGGATCGGCTGCGCGAAGTCGATGCCCGAGTCGTCCGTGGCGGTGAAGGTGACGGTGACGCTCTTGGCGCCCGTGGCAGTGACCACGACCGGCTTGCCGCCGTTCACGACGACATTGGAGATCTTGGTGTCTCCATCCACCTCGTCGGCGTGGGCGGCCGGGACGGCGAGAGCGGAAAGGGCCAGGGCGCCGGACACGGCGGCCACAGTGGCTCGTATACGCATGCGTTTCCCCAAGTGGAGAAAGGGGCCGGGCGCCGGTCGTTCCTCGCGGTCCGTCTTCGGCGCGGGGCCCAATGAAGGTGGAGTCTGTCTGACTCACATGATCAGATCCCCGACCCGTGAAGAAGGTTGCACGGGAATCTGGATTTTCCGTGCCCGCCCGGGCGACGGCCGCGACCGGCCGCCGCCGGGGCAGAGCCGGTGCCGCCTACTTCACGCTGACGAGGTCGGCCTTGGCGTCGACCGCCGAGGTGGCCGAGTTCCCCGCGAACGAGTAGCGGTAGTCGCCGGTGGCCGTGGCCTTGGTCGTGGTCTTCAGCCCGCCCTTGGAGTCCGTCTTGACGGTCTTCAGCGTCTTGTAGGTGCTGGAGCCCTTCTTGCGGAACTGGAGCTTCACCGGCTGGGAGGCGTAGCCGCCGTACTTCAGCGTCTCCCAGTTGGCCCGGGTGAGCGCGCCCGTGACCGTTACGGTCTTGCCCTTCTTCACCGGCTTGGGCGTGGCGCCGGTGGTCAGCTTGGCGGCGCGCTGGAAGAGGAAGGAGCCGGCCTTCTCCTTCCAGATGTAGTCCCCGTCGTTGGCGTCGATCCACGCATCGACGTACCAGCGGCCGGCGTTCTTGTTGCTGAGGTAGTCGACCTTCGGGTCGACCTTCACCGAGCCGGTGCAGGTCGAGGTGGTGGCGTTGACGACGGTGCAGGTCGGCTTGCTGCTCGTGGCGAATCCGAAGCCGGGGCCCTCCAGCGTGAACGAGTCGGCCCGCTTGATGCCCGAGTTGTCCGTCGCCGTGACGCTGACCTTGATCGTCTTCAGCCCGGACGTCGAGATGGCCACCTTGTTGTCGCCGTCGACGACGACCTTGGTGATCTTGACGTCGCCGAACCCGCCGTCGGCCTGCGCGGCCGGGACGGCGAGGGCGGACAGGGCCAGCGCGCCGGTCACGACGGCGGCTGAAGCACGAATGCGCATGTGTTGTCCCCACGTTCAGGAGGCCGGGCGCCGCGGCTAGTGCCCGGTCCATGTCTGAGGAGCCTGCTGACTCCACTGACATGACCGGGGACGGAAGTGAAAGGTTGTACGACTGATGACGGATGTGCGGAGGATGCGTGAAGGCCGGGGGCCGCCTAGACCAGCAACTCGCCGTTGCGGGCCACCACTCGTCCGCCGGACATCACGAGTTCGCGCCGAGGGGACCGCATCAGGGCGTCCTGCACGTTCTCGGCGTCGACCAGCACGATGTCCGCGCGGGCGCCTGCCGCGAGGTCGTGGACGCCCCGGTGCACGAAGCCCGCCGCGCGGGTGGTGGCGAGTTCCACCGCGTAGCCGAGGCCCTCGTCGGTCCGCAGGTCGTGGAGCCGCGCGAAGTCCAGGGCCACGCGCAGCAGATCGCCGTCGCCGAACGGGGGACCACAGGTCGCGGATCCCGTCGGTGCCCAGACCCACCGGCATCCCCCGGTCCCGCATCCCGCGCCAGGGCAGCGGCGCCGTGCCCACCGGCGCGACCGTCGACCAGGAGACGCCGGCCTCGGCCAGCTCGTCGAGCAGGTCGGCCTGCCGGCCCGCCGGCAGCTCCCCGAGGGCGAAGCCGTGGGAGACGTTGACCTTCCCGCGCAGCCCCGCGCGACGGGTGCGCTCGGCGATGAGCTCGAACTGGAAGGCGCCCAGCTCACCACCGTCGTGCAGGTGGATGTCGACACCGACCCCGCGCCGCTCGGCGATCTCGAACAGCCCGTCGAGCTGCTTCACCGGGTCGCGGTCGATCGCCGCCGGGTCGAGTCCGCCGACACTGGTCGCCCCGTTCGCCGCCGCCTGGTCCAGCAGGTCCAGGACGCCGGGCCGGCGGATCACCCCGTCCTGCGGGAACGCGACGATCTCCACCTCGATCGCGCCGCCGAGCGCCTCCGCCGCCCCGCGGACGGCGTCGATCCCCCGCAGGCCGATACCCAGGTCGACGTCGACGTGGCTGCGCACCGCGGTGACGCCGTGCCGCAGGAACTCCCTCAGCACCGTGAGGCTGTTGTCCACGCCGGGAATGCCGAGCGCGTCCCGCTCGGCCCGCTCGTGCGCGATGCGTCCCGCGATGGTGGACTCGCCGCCGTAGGACACCCATGGGCGGCCCCACCAGCTCTTGTCCACATGGGCGTGCGCGTTGATGAAGCCGGGCAGGGCGAGCAGTCCTCCGCCGTCCACACGCTCACCGGGCTCGCCCGCGGCACCGGCGGGTACCAGGTCGCGGATCTTCCCGTCGGAGACGACGATGTCGACGGCCGCCATGCCCCAGGGGCGGACATTGGTCAGAGTCAGATCAGCCATGCCGAAATGGTATACCGGGGGGCCGTACGTCGGACTCGCACCAAGACGGCTCGCCGTGCGCGACGATCGCGCGCAGGCCACCCTTGAGGCGCCCTGATCCAGCGCCCCGCGAGACGGCGGCTATTTGGTATACAGGTTCAGTCGAACCAGCGATCCCGTGCCAGTTCCTCCGTCCGGGACGGGTCCTCCAGGAGTGCCGCGACCTCGAAGCGGCGCGGCCACTGGCCCGACGCCCAGGCGAGGCCGGCGGCCACGCCCTCCAGGGTGGCCGCGTGCAGGACGCCGTCGGAGGTGAGACGCCAGTCCAGCCCGGTGCCGTCGACGACCAGTTCCTCGTGCTCGACGTAGGTGCGGGGGGTGCGCGCTCCGAGCAGGATCCGGACCGGCTCCGGCACGTCGTGCTCGGCGCCCTCGGAGTCGACCTCGCCGGTGACGGACTCGCTCAGCCGCCGCACCTGGAACAGCTCGGCCAAGTCGGCCGCCAGCGCGGGCCGTACGGGCAGCAGCGGGACGCCTCCGGTGAACGGCAGCAGGTCGGGCGAGTCGCACACCACGGCGTCGGCGGCGTCCACGACCTCCACCCGGCCGTCGACCACGGCCCGCACCTCGTCCGGCAGGGTCACCTGTTCCGGGTCGAGTTCGGCCAGCGCGCCGTACAGGGCGTGCAGTTGGGCGGGCGCGACGGGTCGCTCGGGATCGGCGAGCCGTTCCAGCAGCTCCGCGGCACCGCCCGGTTCCTCGAGCAGCGCGGCGACGCTCGTACGCACGCCGAGCGCCCGCAGCACCTGCTCGTCGTCGAAGCCGGAGGCGTCGGCCTCCTCGTACAGTCCGCGCAGCAGCGGGTCGGAGCCGGCGGCGCGCAGACCGGCCGGACGGCGCCCGCCGAGCACCGGATGCCCGCGCAGCCACCACGCGGTGTACGGCCGGACGATCTCGTGGGTGCCGTCGGGCAGCAGGATCCGCACCGGCTGGGTGAGCGCGTCCCGCAACGGCGGCTGGGCCAGCAGCGCGAGCGCCCGGGGCCACTGGTCGTCGTCGACGATGTCCAGGTCGCGCACGGCGACGATCTCGGTGGCGACCGGCGGCACGGGGGTGTCCGGGAACCGGTCGAGCAGGTCCTCGCACCACACGTCGACCGCGTCGAGCAGCCCGGGATCGTCCGGTTCGGGGAAGTCCCCTTCACGCGGGTCGAGTTCGTCCGGGTCGAGGACGACGTCAGTGGCCCGGACCAGGGCGAAGTTGGCGAGCACACCGCACGCGGCGAGCGGCTGCTCTCCCCACTTCCCGGCCAGCTCGGCGTCCACGGCCGGGAGTTCACCCTCGC of the Streptomyces sp. NBC_01788 genome contains:
- a CDS encoding DUF5707 domain-containing protein yields the protein MRIRATVAAVSGALALSALAVPAAHADEVDGDTKISNVVVNGGKPVVVTATGAKSVTVTFTATDDSGIDFAQPILYHGSSIEKSDSGAVANSRDGRAKCTKVNATTSNCTATFTLKPLDNLINSVAGTWKVWAVASATDGDYVMKENAKSFSVQRLSKLTTAAKPKPVKKGKTVTVTGKLTRANWDGAKYSGYSGQAVKLQFKKKGTTTYKTLKTVKTDSAGALKTTTKATADGYYRFVFAGNSTTPAVNATGDLVSVKK
- a CDS encoding HAD-IC family P-type ATPase codes for the protein MTHIDAGAELDPVHPVPVTAVRSTGLTSAEVAERIARGEINDVPVRSSRSLPDIVRANVFTRFNAIIGVLWLITLFVAPIQDSLFGFVIIANTGIGIIQEWRAKKTLDSLAVIGEARPTVRRDDTAVEIAISEIVLGDLIEIGPGDKVVVDGTCAETDGLEIDESLLTGEADPVVKRPGDRVMSGSFVVAGGGAFQATRVGRGAYAAQLAEEASRFTLVHSELRTGISTILKYVTWMMVPTAIGLVISQLVVKDNDLRESVARTIGGIVPMVPEGLVLLTSVAFAIGVIRLGRKQCLVQELPAIEGLARVDTVCLDKTGTLTEGGMDVTELRSLDGYDESYVRKVLGALGESDPRPNASLQAIIAACPDSEEWRCVESLPFSSARKYSGASFSEGDGESSTWLLGAPDVLLPAEAPALAETGRLNEQGLRVLLLARASRDLDDPEVARTVRPAALVVLEQRLRPDAAETLRYFAEQDVRAKVISGDNAVSVGAVAAKVGLDGTAVDARRLPAGREEMAPVVAGGTVFGRVTPQQKRDMVGALQWRGHTVAMTGDGVNDVLALKDADIGVAMGSGSEATRAVAQIVLLNNSFAVLPSVVAEGRRVIGNITRVATLFLVKTVYSVLLAVLVVCAQVEYPFLPRHLTLLSTLTIGVPAFFLALAPNTERARPHFVRRVMRYAVPGGAVAAVATFVTYLVARHHYTGPGALDAETSAATLTLFLVSMWVLAIVARPYTWWRITLVASMGVAFLVVLAVPAFQDFFALKLEGTTMPWLAVGIAVVAAAVLEFLWKWTGRRFPD
- a CDS encoding calcium-binding protein; this translates as MRIRASAAVVTGALALSALAVPAAQADGGFGDVKITKVVVDGDNKVAISTSGLKTIKVSVTATDNSGIKRADSFTLEGPGFGFATSSKPTCTVVNATTSTCTGSVKVDPKVDYLSNKNAGRWYVDAWIDANDGDYIWKEKAGSFLFQRAAKLTTGATPKPVKKGKTVTVTGALTRANWETLKYGGYASQPVKLQFRKKGSSTYKTLKTVKTDSKGGLKTTTKATATGDYRYSFAGNSATSAVDAKADLVSVK
- a CDS encoding amidohydrolase family protein, which translates into the protein MADLTLTNVRPWGMAAVDIVVSDGKIRDLVPAGAAGEPGERVDGGGLLALPGFINAHAHVDKSWWGRPWVSYGGESTIAGRIAHERAERDALGIPGVDNSLTVLREFLRHGVTAVRSHVDVDLGIGLRGIDAVRGAAEALGGAIEVEIVAFPQDGVIRRPGVLDLLDQAAANGATSVGGLDPAAIDRDPVKQLDGLFEIAERRGVGVDIHLHDGGELGAFQFELIAERTRRAGLRGKVNVSHGFALGELPAGRQADLLDELAEAGVSWSTVAPVGTAPLPWRGMRDRGMPVGLGTDGIRDLWSPVRRRRSAARGPGLRAAPRPADRRGPRLRGGTRHHPRGGLRAPGRPRPRGRRPRGHRAGRRRERAGRPDAVPSARTRDVRRTSGGPQRRVAGLGGPRPSRILRTSVISRTTFHFRPRSCQWSQQAPQTWTGH